The following proteins come from a genomic window of Nocardioides albertanoniae:
- a CDS encoding YidH family protein: MGDGTGRGMTEQDPRHPRWVYGHGSEPDPRFTLANERTFLAWARTVLGLLAGAVALHSFQVPSADGVRIGVILLLVLTALSCTVLAMVRWARVERAMRERRPLPAFSTGFILAGALLIISVLLGFSLVS, from the coding sequence ATGGGAGACGGCACGGGACGCGGCATGACTGAGCAGGACCCACGGCACCCGCGCTGGGTCTACGGGCACGGCTCGGAGCCGGATCCGCGGTTCACGCTCGCCAACGAGCGTACGTTCCTGGCCTGGGCACGTACCGTGCTCGGACTGCTGGCAGGTGCGGTCGCGCTGCACTCCTTCCAGGTGCCCTCCGCCGACGGCGTACGCATCGGGGTCATCCTCCTGCTGGTGCTCACCGCCCTCTCGTGCACGGTGCTCGCCATGGTGCGGTGGGCTCGCGTCGAGCGCGCGATGCGCGAGCGCAGGCCGTTGCCGGCCTTCTCGACCGGGTTCATCCTGGCCGGCGCACTCCTGATCATCAGCGTGCTGCTGGGGTTCTCGCTGGTGTCCTGA
- a CDS encoding AtzH-like domain-containing protein — protein sequence MTQLKPVPHGLLQAFRAYESALMSHDVAALDALYASSPTTLHGDADGLLVGHEQVSALLEADGGAPQRRIVQTHVQVIDDDHALILAATDAEHGGRGLQTQLWARDPVRIEHGGWQITAAHVSTPAPAFDSRIWRVVGDPLISSHTPDGALSGETLAVKDVVAVAGFAVGAGSPAWLEQAPISSEHAAAVAQLLDAGASVRGIARTEEFAYSLTGLNAHYGAPPNPRAQGRVPGGSSAGSATAVALGHASIGLGTDTGGSIRVPAAYQGLYGIRTSHGAVPRTGLLPLAKAFDTVGWMTRSAFLLQAVGDVLLPATAVSTPTKDEIRVVPSLVGLATPEVAAAIEGALPESEPLDWSPQTLEEWREAFVTGQAYQAWQAHGAWLETRLDTLGEAVRARFETARSVTRAQADEARAVLAEARAEILEVVGDRVLAYPSASSVAPTAADAESVRDDTMRLTCLAGIAGLPAVTVPLRTATGLPAGLCLVAAPGRDRDLLALAADL from the coding sequence ATGACCCAGCTCAAGCCGGTGCCGCACGGACTGCTGCAGGCCTTTCGCGCCTACGAGAGCGCGCTGATGTCGCACGACGTCGCCGCGCTCGACGCCCTGTACGCCAGCTCGCCGACCACGCTGCACGGCGACGCCGACGGGTTGCTGGTGGGCCACGAGCAGGTCTCCGCCCTCCTCGAGGCCGACGGCGGCGCACCGCAGCGCCGGATCGTGCAGACGCACGTGCAGGTCATCGACGACGACCACGCGCTGATCCTCGCCGCCACCGACGCCGAGCACGGCGGCCGCGGGCTGCAGACACAGCTGTGGGCCCGCGACCCGGTGCGGATAGAGCACGGCGGGTGGCAGATCACCGCGGCCCACGTCTCGACCCCGGCTCCGGCCTTCGACTCACGGATCTGGCGGGTCGTCGGTGACCCGCTGATCTCCTCGCACACCCCCGACGGCGCGCTGTCGGGAGAGACCTTGGCGGTCAAGGACGTCGTCGCCGTCGCCGGCTTCGCCGTGGGCGCCGGGAGCCCGGCCTGGTTGGAGCAGGCACCGATCTCCTCGGAGCATGCCGCCGCCGTCGCGCAGCTGCTCGACGCGGGGGCCTCGGTGCGCGGGATCGCGCGCACCGAGGAGTTCGCCTACTCGCTCACCGGGCTCAACGCCCACTACGGCGCACCGCCCAACCCGCGGGCCCAGGGCCGTGTGCCGGGCGGCTCGTCGGCCGGCTCGGCCACCGCGGTCGCGCTCGGCCACGCCTCGATCGGGCTCGGCACCGACACCGGCGGCTCGATCCGGGTGCCGGCCGCCTACCAGGGTCTCTACGGGATCCGTACGTCGCACGGAGCCGTGCCGCGCACGGGGCTGCTCCCGCTCGCGAAGGCGTTCGACACCGTCGGGTGGATGACCCGTTCGGCGTTCCTGCTGCAGGCGGTCGGCGACGTGCTCCTGCCGGCGACGGCGGTCTCGACTCCCACGAAGGACGAGATCCGCGTGGTGCCGTCGTTGGTCGGGCTCGCTACTCCTGAGGTCGCCGCGGCGATCGAGGGGGCGCTGCCCGAGAGCGAGCCGCTCGACTGGTCACCCCAGACGCTCGAGGAGTGGCGGGAGGCCTTCGTGACCGGGCAGGCCTATCAGGCATGGCAGGCTCACGGCGCCTGGCTCGAGACGCGGCTCGACACCCTCGGGGAGGCCGTGCGAGCTCGCTTCGAGACGGCCAGGTCGGTGACCCGGGCGCAGGCCGACGAGGCCCGCGCGGTGCTGGCCGAGGCCCGCGCCGAGATCCTCGAGGTCGTCGGCGACCGGGTGCTCGCCTACCCCAGCGCCTCGTCGGTCGCCCCGACCGCCGCCGACGCGGAGTCGGTGCGCGACGACACGATGCGGCTGACCTGCCTGGCCGGGATCGCGGGCCTTCCCGCCGTCACGGTGCCGCTGCGCACGGCCACCGGCCTCCCTGCGGGTCTGTGCCTCGTCGCCGCTCCCGGACGCGACCGCGACCTCCTCGCCCTGGCCGCCGACCTCTGA